One window from the genome of Leptospira wolffii serovar Khorat str. Khorat-H2 encodes:
- the rsx gene encoding LIMLP_03685 family anti-sigma factor: MSSIRENIQKFERDPYLFEELVSEFLLDPKEESASLLSDLILESDILGSKFESLSKVHANLGILYLPPIEKPKSLSRSVGRYVMLAAAALILFSLSGYLYSTRFSPLPPVQKEEILTFGSCESDGNPESGRIVSGKHSLCEFYFHSDKKGRSFKIRLLPDSVVRVHREELVWLLDFQSGTILIDSLYSPAYLGRYPTDLKLLARGESLRFLGTKVRVSSDKEDKVKIEVLEGSLAWERKTSEIPVVSGKSVSIPSESESPVDLTPEENQDLIEAFDSVRPYESESPSAPTNPGKILYPEASEVPGNRILLKNGSVKKGTSLLQKGDIYILIDKDSVTEFKASEIKRIEFE, from the coding sequence ATGAGTTCCATTCGGGAGAATATTCAAAAATTTGAAAGAGATCCGTATCTTTTCGAGGAGCTCGTTTCCGAATTCCTTCTGGATCCTAAAGAAGAATCGGCCTCTCTTTTATCCGATCTGATCCTTGAATCGGATATACTCGGATCTAAATTCGAATCCTTATCCAAGGTTCATGCGAATCTCGGAATATTATATCTTCCTCCGATTGAGAAGCCTAAATCTCTCTCTCGTTCCGTCGGAAGATACGTAATGCTCGCCGCCGCGGCTCTGATTTTATTTTCCCTATCAGGTTATCTATACTCCACACGTTTCTCTCCTCTCCCTCCCGTCCAGAAAGAGGAGATCCTTACTTTCGGTTCCTGCGAATCGGACGGGAATCCCGAGTCGGGGCGGATCGTTTCCGGCAAACATTCTCTTTGCGAATTCTATTTCCATTCGGATAAAAAAGGTAGAAGCTTCAAGATAAGACTTCTTCCGGATTCCGTAGTCCGAGTCCATAGGGAAGAATTGGTTTGGCTTTTGGATTTCCAATCCGGAACGATCTTAATCGATTCGTTATATTCTCCCGCTTATTTAGGCAGATATCCTACCGATCTTAAATTACTCGCTCGAGGAGAATCCCTACGCTTCTTAGGAACCAAGGTACGCGTTTCTTCCGACAAAGAAGATAAGGTCAAAATCGAAGTGTTGGAAGGAAGTCTTGCCTGGGAGAGAAAGACATCCGAAATCCCCGTCGTTTCCGGAAAGTCCGTCAGCATCCCTTCCGAATCCGAGTCTCCCGTTGATCTTACTCCTGAGGAAAATCAAGACCTCATAGAAGCCTTCGATTCCGTTCGGCCTTACGAATCCGAATCTCCGTCTGCTCCCACAAATCCGGGTAAGATTCTCTATCCGGAAGCAAGCGAGGTGCCGGGAAATCGTATCCTATTAAAGAACGGATCCGTCAAAAAGGGGACGAGTCTATTACAAAAGGGCGATATTTATATCCTCATCGATAAGGATTCCGTGACGGAATTCAAGGCCTCCGAAATCAAAAGGATAGAGTTCGAATGA